The Thioalkalivibrio sulfidiphilus HL-EbGr7 genome includes the window GACGAGACCATGAAGGCCGGCGGCACCCGCCACAGTCCCCAGGAGGAGGGCTGGCTGGACGGGGTGAAGGGCTTCTTCGAGGATCTGAAGTTCTGGAATAAGTAAGCGCGCCGGTGGCGCGCAGAGGCAAGTGGCAAGAGACAAGAGGCAAGTGAAAGCGGTTTGTCTTGTCTCTTGCCTCTTGTATCTTGTCTCTAGTCCACGGGGCTTTCGAAGCCGTGCCATTCAAATTCAAAACCACACCCAGAAGAATAAACCATGACCAACATCTGCATCGTCGGCGCCGGTGGGCGCATGGGGCGCACCCTGATCGAGGCCATCCAGCAGGCCGAGGGCCTTGATCTCACCGTGGCCACCGAGCGGGCCGGCAGTTCCCTGATCGGCGCCGATGCGGGCGAGCTGGCGGGCGTGGGCCGCCTGGGGGTGGCCATCAGCGAGGATCCGGCCGCCCAGGTGGCGGCCTTTGACGTGCTCATCGACTTCACCCGCCCGGAAGGCACGCTCGCGCATCTGGAGATCTGCCGCAAGGCGGGCCGGGCCATGGTGATCGGCACCACCGGCTTCACCGAGGCGCAGAAGCAGACGATCCGCGAGGCGGCGAAAGAGATCCCCGTGGTATTCGCCCCCAATATGAGCGTGGGCGTGAACCTGTGCCTCAAGCTCCTGGACCTGGCCGCCCGGGTGCTGGGCGACGAGGTGGACATCGAGGTGATCGAGGCCCACCACCGCCACAAGGTGGATGCACCCTCCGGCACCGCGCTTCGCATGGGTGAGGTGGTGGCCGAGGCCCTGGGGCGGGATCTGGCCCAGTGCGCCGTCTACGGCCGTGAAGGCCACACCGGCGAGCGGGAGCGCAAGACCATCGGTTTCGAGACCATCCGCGCCGGCGACATCGTTGGCGAACACACGGTCATGTTCGCTGGCATTGGCGAGCGGGTGGAGATCACCCACAAGGCCTCCAGTCGCATGACCTTCGCCAAGGGCGCGGTGCGCGCCGCCGCCTGGCTGAAGGGCCGGTCCGCCGGCCTCTACGACATGCAGGACGTGCTCGACCTGCGCTGATTTTCCCGCCTTGCAAGGGGTGCGTCCGGGCCGCGCCTTCGGCCCCCGGCCGGCCCCGGGTCAGGCGCCCCGCGACGGGCGCCGATTGGACAAAACCCCCGCAAATCGCGTAAAATTCAACACATTAAATCCCCCATACATTCGATCCCCGGCGGGAGTGCTGTCCCGATCATCGTCCCGCTCGTCCCAAGCACGCCGGAGGTTTTCCCTTGAATTTCACACCTGCCCTGCTGGCACTGGAAGACGGCAGCCTGTTCCATGGCATCTCCATCGGTGCCCCGGGTCAGACCGTCGGCGAGGTGGTGTTCAACACCGCCATGACCG containing:
- the dapB gene encoding 4-hydroxy-tetrahydrodipicolinate reductase, which produces MTNICIVGAGGRMGRTLIEAIQQAEGLDLTVATERAGSSLIGADAGELAGVGRLGVAISEDPAAQVAAFDVLIDFTRPEGTLAHLEICRKAGRAMVIGTTGFTEAQKQTIREAAKEIPVVFAPNMSVGVNLCLKLLDLAARVLGDEVDIEVIEAHHRHKVDAPSGTALRMGEVVAEALGRDLAQCAVYGREGHTGERERKTIGFETIRAGDIVGEHTVMFAGIGERVEITHKASSRMTFAKGAVRAAAWLKGRSAGLYDMQDVLDLR